From Polynucleobacter sp. MWH-P3-07-1:
GCGTAGATTCGATAAATCGATCTCATCATTGGGGCCATGAGGATCAACGCCGATCGCTACCGCGATATCGTGTACTTCGTTATTCGCAAAAAGACGATCGCGCTCTGCCTCCCAAGTATTAAGCACCTTACCGCGTAGAGGCAAGATTGCCTGATATTCCTTATTGCGACCCATCTTCGCTGAACCACCTGCTGAATCTCCCTCGACTAGGAAAATTTCATTCATAGCGATATCTTGACTCTCGCAATCGGTTAACTTCCCCGGCAGCACAGCTACGCCAGAAGATTTCTTCTTTTCAACTTTTTGACCGGCACGTGTTCTAGCTTGTGCCTGTTTAATCACGAGATCAGCAAGCTTACGACCATAGTCGACATGCTGGTTTAACCAAAGCTCTAGAGCGGATTTGGAATAGGCCGAGACCAATCGAACGGCGTCGCGTGAATTGAGGCGCTCTTTAATTTGCCCCTGAAACTGGGGGTCTAGCACTTTGGCAGACAGAATAAAGGAAGCTCTCGCAAATACATCCTCAGGCATGAGCTTGACACCTTTAGGTTGTAGGGCATGCATTTCGATAAACCCTTTGACAGCATTAAAGAGGCCTTCGCGTAAACCACTCTCATGAGTTCCTCCTGCTGGAGTAGGAATCAGATTGACGTAGCTCTCACGCACGGGTGCGCCATCTTCAGTCCAAGCCACGACCCAAGCGGCGCCCTCACCTTCAGCAAAACCATCTTCATCACTGTTGCCGGTGGCATATTGCTCACCTTCAAATGGAGGAATGACCTCAGCACCATGACCTGCTTGGGCGATTGCTTCATTGAGATAGCCGCGTAACCCTTGAGCATATTGCCAAGTTTGACTGTCGCCCGTTTTTTCTTGAATGAGAGTGACTTTGACCCCAGGCAGCAATACAGCCTTAGATCTGAGTAAACGAATCAACTCCGGCATCGGAATTGCTGCACTATCAAAGTACTTTGCATCAGGCCAAGCCCGTACTCGCGTGCCGTGTGACTTATCGTCTTTGCTGGATGCTTTGGATTTGAGTTTCTCAATCACCTTGCCATCAGCAAAAGTCAAGGTAGAAACTTGCCCATCACGCCAAACTGTCACTTCCAATCGTTTTGAAAGTGCATTGGTAACCGAGACGCCAACCCCATGTAGACCGCCTGAGAAGGCGTAAGCGCCACCACTGCCCTTTTCAAACTTACCGCCAGCATGCAATTGAGTAAATACGATTTCTACAACGGGAAGTTTTTCGGTAGGATGCATTCCCACTGGAATCCCTCGACCATCATCTTCGACACTCACGCTGCCATCGGTGTGCATGGTCACAATGATGTGTTTGCCAAACCCGCCTAGCGCCTCATCCGATGCGTTATCCAAAACCTCTTGAATGATGTGCAAAGGATTATCGGTACGGGTGTACATACCGGGCCGTTGCCGGACAGGTTCAAGGCCTTTCAGGACCTGAATCGATGATTCGCTGTATTCGGAGGTTTTACGTGTAGCCATTCGCGCAAATTGTAGCCATGTCTGACTGACACCCTCCAATTTCAGTGATTAACCCTGTATTCATGCCAAAATTGGCTCATGGGTGCTTTAAGTCATATTCGTGTTTTAGATCTAAGCCGAGTGCTAGCGGGACCCTGGTGTACCCAAAATCTAGCCGACCTTGGTGCAGACGTGATCAAAGTAGAAAAGCCCGGTGTGGGAGACGATACCCGTCATTGGGGGCCACCCTTTGCAAAAGATGCTCAAGGCATCGATAGCAGTGAGACAGCTTATTTCATCGCTATTAATCGGAATAAACGCTCGATCACGGTTGATATCAGCACCCCGGAGGGGCAAGCCATTATTCGCAAGCTAGTCGAGAAGTCTGATGTTCTGATCGAAAACTACAAAGTCAGTCAGCTGGTGAAATACGGCCTTGACTATGCATCACTCCAAAAAATCAAACCCGATTTAATTTACTGTTCGATTACTGGCTTTGGTCAAACTGGCCCTTATGCCAATCGCCCAGGTTATGACATGATTGTTGAAGGGATGGGTGGCTTTATGAGTGTGACCGGGGAGGCCGAGAATGTGACAGGATCTTCACCTCAAAAAGCAGGCGTTCCGATTGCCGATATTCTGACTGGTATGTATGCCACGAACGCCATCTTGGCAGCCGTCATCCATCGCGATCGCACTGGCGAAGGCCAATCCATCGATATGGCTTTACTCGACACCCAAATTGCGATCATGGCCAATGCATCCAGCGCGTATTTATGCTCAGGAGAAATTCCGAAGCGTTTGGGAAATGCATCGGCAACCATCGTGCCCTATCAAACCTTCCCAACATCCGATAGCTGGATCATTGTTGCCGCGGGTAACAATAGTCAGTTCAAACATTTTGTCACCGTGGGTGGTCAAGCCCACTTAGCAGATGATCCCCGTTTTCATGACAACCCCGAACGGGTTAAGCATCGCGACCAGCTCATTCCCCTCCTAGAGGAAATGACACGCCAAAAGACCAAGGCGGAATGGATCGCACTACTTGAAGAAGCCAAAGTTCCCTGCGGCCCGATTAATAATTTCAAAGAAGTATTCGAAGACCCTCAGGTGAAAGCAAGAGGCATCGAGCTGACCGTGCCACATCCAGCAGTAGGTCAAATGAAATTAGTCGCTAGTCCGATGCATTTATCCAAGACTCCTGTCGATATCAGAATGCCTCCACCAATACTGGGACAACATACTCGAGAAATTTTGCAGGAACAATTGCAGCTGGATGCTGGCACAATTGAGGCGCTAAAACTGAAGGGTGTTGTTTAGCCAATCTCTTGCAGCAAAGGCTTGTATCTATTTAGGCTCTCGTGGTGTAATTTCGCTACCGATTCTTGATAGCCCGCTGTAGCACAATGGATAGTGCAACCGCCTCCTAAGCGGTAGATCCAGGTTCGACTCCTGGCGGAGGGACCATCACTTTTAGCAAAGTTATCCACAGCATCTGTGGATAAATACTGAAATGTTTTGCTAAGTCACCGATTTATATAGACCGAGCTGGCTTGCCTAATATTTGAGCAGAATATCTTGCTTGACATTCCGCATAGTTCACCCGCAATTTCTCTTACACTCTGCTGATGCAAAAAATAAACGACAGTACCTTAGCCGCCTTAGAGGAGATGTTGCAGAACTCCGCTCGCTCTGCACCGCTCGATTTTTTACCGGTCTTCTTCAAAGGTGCACAGGCAGAAAAGCAAGCGATTGGTCATCTCAATCCTGAGTTCCTGCCTTTTATTCAGTCCTCTCTGCAAGAAAAGCGTATTGCTAATATTGAACTGAATCATCACGGCCTGTTTATTGATAATGGCAGTCCATCTCTCATCTCTGCCAGCATGAGTGAGTTAGCCAATCGACTTCGCCAAGGTGGATTTATACCGGGCTGGCGTAATGAAGAGTTTTCTTGGATTGATCACAATGGTCACGCCTACTTTCGCTTAGAAAGAGCCGCTTTTCGGACTTTGGGTTTGCGGAGCACTGCCAGCCACATCAATGGTTTTACTAAAGAAGGAAACTTATGGCTTGGACGCCGCAGTGAGAGCAAAAGGACTGATCCAGGTCTCTTAGACAACTTGGCAGCTGGTGGTATCTCCGCTGATGAGACCCCTTGGGTTTGCGCTATGAGAGAGTTGTGGGAAGAAGCTGGCGTACCGCCACAATTGGCCAATGACATTGCACCCGCTGGTAAGGTTCATATGCGCCGCCCTATTTTAGGGGGTGGTTTTCATGATGAGCAGCTGTTTATCTACGACCTCGCACTACCAAGCCACTTTATTCCTACTAATCATGATGGTGAGGTGAGCGGCTTTATTGAGACCTCGCTAGCAGAGGCGGCGGCCAGAATTTTGGCTGATGAATTCACAACCGATGCCGCCTTTGTCACGGCGGACTTTATATTGCGGAGCAATAAAGGAAGTTTTCTCCCCTGAACACCATTTCATGGTTAAATTAGCACAAGGATGAAACAGGGGTGCCCTTCACATGAAGGCGCTGAGAAAGACCCTCTTACCCGAACCAGGTAATGCTGGCGTGGGGAGTTCCATCAGACCGGCACCCGGTTTCGTCCATCTAAATATGTCAGGAGATGGATATGAGTAGCAGCAACCCAAAAGTAAAACCCGAAATTCCAAGCCTAAAGAGTCTTGAGCGCGACTTTGGTCAAAAGTTTGCCTATCCAGCCTCAAGCAAAACCTATTTAACAGGATCGCGGCCCGATATTAAGGCGCCGGTTCGCATGATTGAACAGTTTCCCACTCGCGTTGGGGAGCAAATGGTATCCAACCCTCCTATTCCTGTCTATGACACCTCAGGCCCTTATAGCGATCCTGAGATTGTCATCAATTTAGAAAAAGGTTTGCCAGCATTACGTGAGACTTGGATTGCTGAGCGCAATGACACCGTACAACTCGCAGGGCCCTCTTCTGACTATGGCGTTGCTCGTTCAAAAGATGCTGGTACACAACATTTACGCTTTGCCCATATTCGCGCACCCCGGGTCGCAAAATGCGGTCAAAATGTGAGTCAAATGTATTACGCCCGCAAAGGGATTGTGACCCCAGAAATGGAATACGTTGCCCTGCGTGAGTCTATGGGTTTAGAGCAACTACGCAAAAATCCAGAGTACACCCAGCTATTAAAACAACATCCTGGTAAGAGTTACGGCGCTAATCTTCCCGAAAACATTACCGGGGAATTTGTCCGTCAAGAGATTGCTGCTGGTCGTGCGATTATTCCAGCCAACATCAATCACCCTGAATTAGAGCCGATGATTATTGGCCGCAATTTCCGCGTCAAGATCAATGGCAATTTGGGTAACTCTGCTGTGACCTCTTCCATCAACGAGGAAGTCGAGAAAATGGTTTGGTCAATCCGTTGGGGTGCTGACACCATCATGGATTTGTCGACTGGAAAACATATTCATGAAACCCGTGAATGGATTATTCGCAACTCTCCTGTACCGATTGGCACAGTGCCAATCTATCAAGCGCTAGATAAAACTGGTGGCATCGCCGAGGATCTCACTTGGGAAATGTTCCGCGATACATTGGTTGAACAAGCCGAACAAGGTGTCGACTATTTCACGATTCATGCTGGCGTATTACTGCGTTATGTCCCACTAACTGCCGACCGCATTACCGGCATTGTGTCGCGTGGTGGTTCGATCATGGCCAAGTGGTGCCTAGCCCACCATAAAGAGAACTTCCTCTACACCAAGTTCGATGAGATCTGCGAGATCATGAAAGCGTACGACGTTTCATTTAGTCTTGGTGATGGCTTGCGCCCAGGCTGTATCGCCGACTCTAATGATGCTGCTCAATTTGGTGAACTACATACTCTCGGTGAGCTCACTGCGAAAGCATGGCAGCACGATGTCCAAGTCATGATTGAAGGTCCTGGCCACGTTCCAATGCAGCGTATTGAAGAGAATATGACCGAAGAGTTGAAGCATTGTTTGGAGGCCCCCTTCTATACTCTGGGACCCTTGATTACCGATATTGCACCTGGCTATGATCACATCACTAGCGGTATTGGTGCAGCTCAAATCGGTTGGTACGGCACCGCAATGCTCTGCTATGTCACACCAAAAGAACACTTAGGCTTGCCAGACAAAGAGGATGTCCGCGAAGGCATTATTACTTATAAGATTGCCGCTCATGGCGCTGATCTTGCTAAAGGTTTGCCGGGCGCCCAGATTCGGGATAACGCCCTTTCGAAGGCCCGCTTTGAGTTCCGCTGGGAGGATCAATTTAATCTGGGTCTGGATCCAGAACGTGCGCGCGAGTATCACGATGCCACTTTGCCAGCCGAGGGAGCCAAAATTGCCCACTTCTGTTCGATGTGTGGACCTAAATTCTGCTCCATGAAGATCACCCAAGAAGTGCGTGACTATGCGGCAAACTTGAAAGCTGAAGGCATTGATCCGAATAAAGGGATGGAGGAGAAATCCATCGAGTTCCGCAAACGCGGTAGCGAGATCTATCAATAAGCGCATTTAAGCTGACGATGTCTTCATTCGGAAGTATGCGCTTTGGGATCATTGGTGCCGGCCTTATGGGCCGGCTCCTCGCCGTCGAGCTCGCCAGAACCGGTGCCCATGTTGATCTTTATGATCAAAGTGGTCCTGATGCGGCATTGTCAGCAGCTCGCGTAGCTGCAGCAATGTTGGCGCCGTTAGCAGAGTCAGCGATCACCGAGCACAATGTGGTGAGTATGGGTGTGCATAGTTTGACGCGCTGGCCAGAGTTACTTGCAAAGCTTGCTAGTCCGGTGTTCTTTCAGAAAAATGGCAGTCTCATTTTGTGGCATCGCCAAGATGCGCATGATGCAGAGCGCTTTATTAAGCATTTGCAGAAGAATCAGCGCAGTAACCCATTGCTGACCGAGCCAGAACTACTGGATTCTGCAAGGCTGATGGAGATTGAACCAAGTGTTACCGATCGATTTAGTCAAGGTCTCTATTTGCCCAATGAGGGTCAACTCGATAATCGGCAATTGTTAAATGCTTTAGTGGTAGAGCTTTCTACCTTGCCCGTCAATTTGCATTGGAATCACGCAATAGAGCCGCAGGCTCTAGAGCAAAGCGGTCGATACGATTGGGTAATCGATTGTCGCGGCCTAGGTGCTAAAGCGGATTGGCCAGAAATCCAAGGAAACTCCCTGCGTGGAGTGCGGGGGGAAGTGATTCGGCTTTACGCCCCAGAGGTTCAGCTTCTAAGGCCCACCCGTTTAATACATCCACGCTACCCCATCTATATTGCGCCAAAGGAGAATCACATTTATGTAGTTGGTGCTACGGAGATTGAGTCGGATGACCATTCAGAAATGAGTGTGCGCTCTGCGATGGAGCTACTCAGTGCGGTCTATACAGTGCATAGCGGTTTTGCTGAAGCTCGGATCTTGGAAATGGCCACCCAATGTCGACCAACCTTAAAAAATAATTTACCTGAAGTTCACATTGATAAAGGTAATAGTCTCACTAAGCATATGTCCATCAATGGACTCTATCGACATGGCTTCATGATTGCCCCAGCCATTTTGGATAGCGTGATTGAGCTACTAGAAAATGACACGAGTAAAACAGCGAATCAATTGGGATTCCAGGTCGTTCAATCATCAGCTGCAAAGGTAGCCGCATGCGCGTAATGATTAATCAAATTGAACATCAACTACCGCAAGGGGCAAAGCTTGAGAATGCTCTAGCAGCTATACAAGCTCAGGCACCATTTGCAGTAGCCATTAATTTGCAATTCATTCCCAAATCCCATTATGGTCAATGCACGCTTGCTGAAAATGATCAAATTGAAGTCATTTCACCGGTAACTGGCGGCTAGTTTTTATGAATACGAACACCCTTAACGAGCAACAAGCCTTGAGCAAAGATGATCTGGTGCTCTATGGAGAGCATTTCTCTAGTCGCCTATTGCTAGGAACATCGCGCTACCCTTCTCCACAAATCCTAGAGGAAGCTGTTCTCGCCTCCAAACCGGCGATGATTACCGTCAGCTTGCGTCGCCAAGGGGCTACAGGTCAAAGTGAAAATGCTTTTTGGGATCTTCTAAAGAAAATGTCAGTGCCTGTTTTGCCAAATACGGCTGGCTGTCATAGCCCTCAAGAGGTCATCACGACAGCACAGATGGCCAGAGAAGTATTTGAAACACACTGGATTAAGCTGGAGTTGATTGGTGATGATTACACCTTGCAACCAGATACTCTGCGCTTAGTGGATACGGCCAAGATCCTCATTAATGATGGTTTCAAGGTACTACCCTATTGCACTGAAGATCTGATTCTTTGTCAGCGTCTCGTCGATGTTGGCTGCCAAGCTGTCATGCCTTGGGCCGCCCCAATTGGAACGGGTCAAGGTCCGCTCAATCCATTTGCCATGAAGCTCCTGCGAGAGCGCCTACAAGTTCCGCTCTTAGTAGATGCTGGTCTTGGTCTGCCATCGCATGCCTGCGCTGTGATGGAATGGGGATTTGATGGCGTTCTCCTCAATACAGCTGTGGCACTGGCTGATCACCCCATCGCCATGGCTAAAGCATTTGCATTGGCGACTCAGGCTGGTCGTGCAGCGTATTTATCGGGAGCCATGCCTGCTCAAGAGTCTGCTCAAGCCAGTACCCCATTGGTGGGTACGCCCTTTTGGCATCAATCCTAAGTGGTTGATCGATTGAGATGAGTTTAGTTCGCGACCTCGCCGATCAAATTGTGGCTGCACATCGAGCCGATGATGTGAGCCTTCCGCAGCCTATCTATAGCCTCAACTCACCACCGCCTCGAATTGATAATGAGCATGCTGTTGATCACTATGAACTCGCTGCTACTGTAGCTGCAGTTTCTATGGGATTTATAGAGGCCGATGCCGCAGTCCTTGGTAAAGCTTGGTCAAGAATGGTTCAACACGATGGCAATTTTGATCCACTGAGATGGCCAAATCGCCCTGAGTACTTTGATTTATTGCCCTGGACCCGCATCATGAATCCCAAAGCCTTTCCAGAATGTCCTAAGCGCTTAGGGCTCTATGGAGTGATGCCAGATGCTGATTGGGTTAATCGCATGGTCGAAGCAGAATTACCAACCGTTCAACTCAGATTAAAGAGTGACGATGCAAATTACATTCGTTCAGAAATCAAAAGATCAATAGCGGCAGTTAAAGGTAGTAAGACTGTGCTCTTTATTAATGACTAC
This genomic window contains:
- a CDS encoding thiazole synthase gives rise to the protein MNTNTLNEQQALSKDDLVLYGEHFSSRLLLGTSRYPSPQILEEAVLASKPAMITVSLRRQGATGQSENAFWDLLKKMSVPVLPNTAGCHSPQEVITTAQMAREVFETHWIKLELIGDDYTLQPDTLRLVDTAKILINDGFKVLPYCTEDLILCQRLVDVGCQAVMPWAAPIGTGQGPLNPFAMKLLRERLQVPLLVDAGLGLPSHACAVMEWGFDGVLLNTAVALADHPIAMAKAFALATQAGRAAYLSGAMPAQESAQASTPLVGTPFWHQS
- a CDS encoding DNA topoisomerase IV subunit B, translating into MATRKTSEYSESSIQVLKGLEPVRQRPGMYTRTDNPLHIIQEVLDNASDEALGGFGKHIIVTMHTDGSVSVEDDGRGIPVGMHPTEKLPVVEIVFTQLHAGGKFEKGSGGAYAFSGGLHGVGVSVTNALSKRLEVTVWRDGQVSTLTFADGKVIEKLKSKASSKDDKSHGTRVRAWPDAKYFDSAAIPMPELIRLLRSKAVLLPGVKVTLIQEKTGDSQTWQYAQGLRGYLNEAIAQAGHGAEVIPPFEGEQYATGNSDEDGFAEGEGAAWVVAWTEDGAPVRESYVNLIPTPAGGTHESGLREGLFNAVKGFIEMHALQPKGVKLMPEDVFARASFILSAKVLDPQFQGQIKERLNSRDAVRLVSAYSKSALELWLNQHVDYGRKLADLVIKQAQARTRAGQKVEKKKSSGVAVLPGKLTDCESQDIAMNEIFLVEGDSAGGSAKMGRNKEYQAILPLRGKVLNTWEAERDRLFANNEVHDIAVAIGVDPHGPNDEIDLSNLRYGKVCILSDADVDGAHIQVLLLTLFYKHFPKLIDLGHVYISRPPLFRVDAPARGKKPAQKIYALDANELQAIEDKLRKDGVREGAWQISRFKGLGEMSAEQLWDTTLNPDTRRLLPVTLGEWTQDETIKTMDMLMGKSESGARRDWLEERGNEVEADI
- a CDS encoding FAD-dependent oxidoreductase, which produces MGRLLAVELARTGAHVDLYDQSGPDAALSAARVAAAMLAPLAESAITEHNVVSMGVHSLTRWPELLAKLASPVFFQKNGSLILWHRQDAHDAERFIKHLQKNQRSNPLLTEPELLDSARLMEIEPSVTDRFSQGLYLPNEGQLDNRQLLNALVVELSTLPVNLHWNHAIEPQALEQSGRYDWVIDCRGLGAKADWPEIQGNSLRGVRGEVIRLYAPEVQLLRPTRLIHPRYPIYIAPKENHIYVVGATEIESDDHSEMSVRSAMELLSAVYTVHSGFAEARILEMATQCRPTLKNNLPEVHIDKGNSLTKHMSINGLYRHGFMIAPAILDSVIELLENDTSKTANQLGFQVVQSSAAKVAACA
- a CDS encoding NUDIX hydrolase family protein, with protein sequence MQKINDSTLAALEEMLQNSARSAPLDFLPVFFKGAQAEKQAIGHLNPEFLPFIQSSLQEKRIANIELNHHGLFIDNGSPSLISASMSELANRLRQGGFIPGWRNEEFSWIDHNGHAYFRLERAAFRTLGLRSTASHINGFTKEGNLWLGRRSESKRTDPGLLDNLAAGGISADETPWVCAMRELWEEAGVPPQLANDIAPAGKVHMRRPILGGGFHDEQLFIYDLALPSHFIPTNHDGEVSGFIETSLAEAAARILADEFTTDAAFVTADFILRSNKGSFLP
- the thiC gene encoding phosphomethylpyrimidine synthase ThiC, with the translated sequence MSSSNPKVKPEIPSLKSLERDFGQKFAYPASSKTYLTGSRPDIKAPVRMIEQFPTRVGEQMVSNPPIPVYDTSGPYSDPEIVINLEKGLPALRETWIAERNDTVQLAGPSSDYGVARSKDAGTQHLRFAHIRAPRVAKCGQNVSQMYYARKGIVTPEMEYVALRESMGLEQLRKNPEYTQLLKQHPGKSYGANLPENITGEFVRQEIAAGRAIIPANINHPELEPMIIGRNFRVKINGNLGNSAVTSSINEEVEKMVWSIRWGADTIMDLSTGKHIHETREWIIRNSPVPIGTVPIYQALDKTGGIAEDLTWEMFRDTLVEQAEQGVDYFTIHAGVLLRYVPLTADRITGIVSRGGSIMAKWCLAHHKENFLYTKFDEICEIMKAYDVSFSLGDGLRPGCIADSNDAAQFGELHTLGELTAKAWQHDVQVMIEGPGHVPMQRIEENMTEELKHCLEAPFYTLGPLITDIAPGYDHITSGIGAAQIGWYGTAMLCYVTPKEHLGLPDKEDVREGIITYKIAAHGADLAKGLPGAQIRDNALSKARFEFRWEDQFNLGLDPERAREYHDATLPAEGAKIAHFCSMCGPKFCSMKITQEVRDYAANLKAEGIDPNKGMEEKSIEFRKRGSEIYQ
- a CDS encoding CaiB/BaiF CoA-transferase family protein; translated protein: MGALSHIRVLDLSRVLAGPWCTQNLADLGADVIKVEKPGVGDDTRHWGPPFAKDAQGIDSSETAYFIAINRNKRSITVDISTPEGQAIIRKLVEKSDVLIENYKVSQLVKYGLDYASLQKIKPDLIYCSITGFGQTGPYANRPGYDMIVEGMGGFMSVTGEAENVTGSSPQKAGVPIADILTGMYATNAILAAVIHRDRTGEGQSIDMALLDTQIAIMANASSAYLCSGEIPKRLGNASATIVPYQTFPTSDSWIIVAAGNNSQFKHFVTVGGQAHLADDPRFHDNPERVKHRDQLIPLLEEMTRQKTKAEWIALLEEAKVPCGPINNFKEVFEDPQVKARGIELTVPHPAVGQMKLVASPMHLSKTPVDIRMPPPILGQHTREILQEQLQLDAGTIEALKLKGVV
- a CDS encoding thiamine phosphate synthase translates to MSLVRDLADQIVAAHRADDVSLPQPIYSLNSPPPRIDNEHAVDHYELAATVAAVSMGFIEADAAVLGKAWSRMVQHDGNFDPLRWPNRPEYFDLLPWTRIMNPKAFPECPKRLGLYGVMPDADWVNRMVEAELPTVQLRLKSDDANYIRSEIKRSIAAVKGSKTVLFINDYWQDAIELGAYGVHLGQEDLVTADLDAIRNAGLRLGLSTHGYAEMVYADRFCPSYIAMGAIFPTTLKRMPTAPQGLGRLYKYAQLMQAYSLVAIGGIDEGSIHAVAQSGVGSVAVVRAITGSNDPRAAVKRLKELMQA
- the thiS gene encoding sulfur carrier protein ThiS — protein: MRVMINQIEHQLPQGAKLENALAAIQAQAPFAVAINLQFIPKSHYGQCTLAENDQIEVISPVTGG